From the genome of Solanum lycopersicum chromosome 7, SLM_r2.1:
aagctatcttaagactcacttaagtaagaaaaagagattttgggcccaagcctgttaggacgtagcttagcactatatatagacgctatgacaaaccctattctgtaattctgttcttacctctccataataaaactgctccccctcttcccgtggacgtagccaatttattggtgaaccacgtaaatctgttgtcttgtttttcgcgtttatattttatcgtattatatcaaattccgcacaacaaattggtatcagagcctctcggttaatcagtattttttggataattcgagatgtctgctttgaacgtgaaaatcgaaaaattcacagggaggaacagtttcagtttatggcagatcaagatacgggctttgttgaaacagcaaggcttctgggcgccgttgtcgaaagacaagaacgccgtcgttactcctgagatggcgattctggaggaaaaggcgcactcaacgatcatgctgtgtctcgcggatgacgtcatcatggaggtctcggatgaagagactgctgttggtctgtggttgaagctggagagtttgtacatgacaaaatctctaaccaacaagctgcttctgaaacaacgtctattcggtttacaaATGGCTGAAgttacacaactcagggaacatttagagcaattgaatactttgttattagaattgcgtaatatcgatgtgaagatcgaggatgaagatgctacCCTGATtttgttagtatctctcccaatgtcgtttgagaattttgttcaatcgttcattatTGGGAAAAATACTGTGTCgttggaagaagtcagatcggcccttcatagcagggaattacgacATAAGGCTAACgacacaagtacggacatacaaccttccggtctgttcactagtagcggaaagggaaggaaaaatggcagaaagaaaaataagtcgatgtcgaagggtgcaaagccggatgatgtttgtaattactgcaaggagaagggacattggaaatttgattgtccgaagaagaagaagaagcaatcggaaaaacaatcagtgtctgctgctgttgctgaacaaggcaccaattctgaagaagacattgccctagttgcggatgagcacactcatcattcagatgtgtgggttctcgaatctggggcatcctatcacatctgtcctaggagagagtggttcacgacttatgagcagatagacggaggcagcatctcgatggccaacagttgtgtctgcaaggtggttgggacaggctcgatcaagataaggacacatgatggtagcttctgcacattgaacgaggtcaggcacgttccattgatgatgaaaaatcttatatctctcagtcttttggacagcaagggattcagctggtcgggaaaagatggagtcttgcgggtctggacgggttcaaatctgattctgaaaggtgtcatccgtggtactttgtattttctataaggttccacggttactggttcagcccatgttgcatcgtcagaagttcacgagaaggatatgactaagttatggcacatgagacttggtcatatgggtgaaagagggatgcaaattctgtcaaaggaggatcttcttgttggtcataaggttaagagcctagagttttgtgaacattgtgtttttggaaaactacatcgcaacaagtttccaaaggccattcacagaacaaaaggcacaattgattatatccattctgattgttggggtccatgccgtgttgagtctttgggacgCTGCAGATtctttgtgtccattattgatgactactcaaggattacttgggtgtacatgatgaagcataaaagtgaagctttccagaagttcaaggagtggaaaattttgatggaaaatcaaacagggaagaagatcaagaggttgcgaactgataatgggatggaattctgctggtctgaatttgatcaattctgtaagaatgaagggattgctcgacatcgtacagtcagaaatacaccacagcagaacggtgtagctgagcggatgaatcaaacacttctggagagagcaaggtgcatgctctctaatgctgggctagataaaagattctgggcagaagcggttagtacagcttgctacttgattaaccacGGACCACATActggcatacagtgcaagacacctatagagatgtggtcaggaaaagctgctgattattcaaatctgaaagcttttggttgtacgacttactatcacgtcagtgaaggtaagttagaaccaagagctaaaaagggagtatttgtgggctacggagatggagtgaaaggtttcagaatctggtctccagcagaaaagagggttattatgagcaggaacattgtctttgatgaaagttctctgcttagaaccattgtgaagcctacaactacatcagaaactgggagtcttgataaacaggtggagtttcaagtcattcagaacgagagcgatttaaaAGAACCTGAAGaagaggatcaagagccacagataGAAACTGATATCCCAGAATCTAttccatcagatatccatcagagtatagctcaagatcggccaaggagggttggagttcggccacctacgaggtatggttttgaggacatggtgggttatgcactgcaggttgctgaaagaggtagatacatctgagccgtctacttacaaagaagccattttaagtcctgattctgaaaaatggtttgctgctatgggagatgagatggagtccctacacaagaatcagacatgggatctggtcatacagccttcggggagaaagattattacttgcaaatgggttttcaacaagaaggaagggatatcaccagcagaaggagtcaagtataaagccagggttgttgccagaggtttcaaccaaagagagggagtggactacaatgagatcttctcaccagtggtcagacatacttccatccgagtgttactagcgatagttacacatcagaatctggagcttgaacaacttggtgtgaagacagcgtttctacatggagagttggaggaagagatatacatgactcagccggatggttttcaagttccagggaaggaaaatcacgtctgcaagttgaagaagtccttatatgggcttaagcagtctccaaggcagtggtacaaaaggtttgacagctatatggtgaagttgggctatactcggagctcatatgattgttgtgtctactacaataggctcaaggatgattcattcatctatctggtgctttatgtagatgatatgttgatagctgcaaagaagaagtatgacattcagaagctgaagggtttacttagtgctgagtttgagatgaaggatctgggagcctctcggaagattctagggatggagatcattagagatagagagagaaggaaaattttcttgtcacagagaagctacattcagaaggtcttggcgaggtttgacatgtcttcatctaagcctattgatacccccagtgctgttAATATCCATCTCattgccatgttcgctccacagtcagaagaagagaaagagtatatgtcacgagtcccttatgccagtgccgtaggaagtttgatgtatgctatggtctgtacaaggccagatttagcacatgcagtcagtgtagtgagcagattcatgggacaaccagggagagaacattggcaggctgtgaagagaattttccggtaccttagagttacatctgacgttggtctcatttatggaggtgatactcagtgcttggttactggctattctgattctgactatgctggagatgttgacacaagaagatcgatgactggctatgtgtttacccttggaggatctgtcgtcagttggaaggcaactttgcaacctacagtgactttgtctactatgGAAgtggagtacatggccttgatagaggctgcaaaagaagggatttggctgaaagggctggttagtgatcttggtctgcattatgatcaggctacggtgtattgtgacagtttgagcgcaatttgtctagccaaggatcaagtccatcatgagagaaccaagcatattaacgtgaggtatcattttctgagaagtaagaagagaatcaaggtgaagaaagtaggaactgctgataatcttgctgatatgttcacaaagccggttccacagagcaagtttcaacattgtttggacttgctcaacatcagaagctgttaattgccctgcggggcaattcggaggaagagggggaggcctggcactatcatagtgcgtctgaagaatctgtttggagaattcaagtcaaggtggagatttgttgaatgccttgaattgggcccttaattatctgtcaattatgtattttgggcccaagcctgttagggcgtagcttagcactatatatagacgctatggcaaaccctattctgtaattatgttcttgcctctccataataaaactgctccccctcttcccgtggacgtagccaatttattggtgaaccacataaatctgttgtcttctttttcgcgtttatatttttttgtattatatcaaattccgcacaacacgATTTGTAACCATTCACCTTTTATCAGATGGAAGACATACTACTGACCATGTGTGGTTGAGCTCTAATGCTGCAGTTTTTTCTGGCATTGTTGTCACTCACTCTAGACATTTAGAGGCTTCTTTGAAAGTAGTAGGCACAGGGATTGTAGAAAGGGCAGTCAAGAATGTCTTATATTCAGCTTTGAATAGGTAACATAGTCAAAAATGGGATACAGGCATGCAGGGTGAGCTTATTTAGAAGATGCATGCATAAGGTAAATATTGATGCATGGATAGGTTCAGAATTCACCACAGTAGGTGTGACTAGAACCGTTGTTCCAATTACTACACTATGTAATAGCTGGCGTTGCATCCTCAAGATCTGGTTTGtctcttttctcttctataGCTGAAGTTGAGACCTCACCAGATCATTAGGCAACTCATCATCTTCCAAGGAAACTACAGGGTTGGTAGGAGGTAACTCATTACAAGCTCACTACATTACTATCAGTTAGTTACTTCTTTAATAATGTTTCAGGTGAAAATAGCAATTGAAGAACTGGAACAGAAAGGCAAAAAGGCAGCAAGAGTTTTTATTACATCACCAACTTATAATGGGGTATGTAGCAATATTTTTGAGATATCTCAAATATGCCATTTTCATGGTATCCCTCTAATTGTGGATGAAGCACATGGATCTCACTTCAAATTTCATCCTGATATGCCTAAAATAGCTCTTTCTCAAGGAGCAGATCTTGTCATACAATCTACACACAGTTTTGTGCTCATTTTCCCAATCATCAATGCTACACTTATTCGGGGATCGCATCGATAGAGATAGAGTGCACAAATGTCTTCAATCTTTACAAACCACTAGTCCAAATTGGCTTTTATTAGCTTCCTTGGATGCAACTAGAGATGAATTAAGTAAAAATCCAAACACCCTTTTCAATGAAGTAATGGAACTAgtccaacaagtgaaagaacTAATAAACCACATTCCTGGAGTCTCACTTTTCGATCTCTCATGTTTCTCCAACAACTTCTCTTATATGGACCCTTTGAGGATGACAATTGGTGTACAAGAACTTGGCTTGTCAGGTTTAGAAGCATATAACATATTGTCAGCAAGTCATGGAAATCAGCCAGAACTTATTGGAACTcaatctttcacattagcctttaGCTTAGGAACAACTAAAGACCATACTCAAAGACTTGCTAATGGATTGAAGTATTTATCAAACAACttctttcaagaagaaatggaGATTATCGAAAAGAAGAGTCAACTATATCATGGTATAGAAAGGTTGCCATTGGGAGAAGTTTACATGAGTTGTACACCAAGAGAAGCCTTTTTTGCTAGGAAAAAGAAagtgaattttgaaaaaagtaTTGGGGAAGTTTGTGGAGAATTTATTTGCCCTTTCCCTCCAGGTATCCCAGTGCTAATCCCAGGTGAAATCATCACAAAGAGAGCTATGGATTATCTTGTTCAAGTTAGGGACCAAGGAGCTTTTCTTAAAGGGGCTGTTGATCCTCTACTTAGCACTGTGGTTGTTTgtgatttttgagaaatattttatttatgtcaaTAAAGTTGAGCATTAATGCTATATACATATACTCATCAATGTATAAATACGTTAAAAGACTATTGTTTATTTGTCACAAGATACTTAAAACTTTATTATTCATGGCATATGATTTTGTATAATTCTATGGAAACCCAATGAAAGAGATTGTGATCAAATTCATAGGATTGTCACAAGCTGATTAAAACCCTATTACTCATGGCACAAGATTTATAGAATAGTATGGAAATTAATATGGTGTCTAGGAGACCCAAGATACCCATCTTCATAGCTTGTCACAAGCTGTCTTCATAGAGGAAATAAAGtctaaggggtcgtttggtagggAGTATTAGGATAATAGTTCAAGTATTATGTGtggtattatttaatactatgttTGGTAGAAATTTAGGGTCTATGTATTATCAATCCAGGGATAAGTTATGCACCGTACATGGTATTAGAGGATGTATAAGTAATACCTTCCATTTGGTGGTATTAGCTCTAATACCATGGGACTAATCTAGGTAAAGACAAAATATCCCCTCAAattcttttaatcattttatttaattttttgattttgtattttgtattttatatttatactcataaatttcttaaaatatattagcttacaaattttattatttaggtataattttttgtttctaaaatatgagttatttaatctatttatcattaatataaaatattataatccgactaatatgctaatgttgatgtatgagtttaagaacaattgataaataaattattgccTCTTAACGGAAGTCCAttaaacattacacaagtagtctaaaacaagagtatacacacatacacacacatctCGAGTATAAAagtagtttaatttattttgctattttttttttaattttattttatgataaagagttttttaaaaaaaattatttatacaaaacaaagttcaaTAATTGGTTGTGTGtccttttgagatattaactccagtttattaagatgacaattatttactcTCATATAATTTAAGTGAGATAATAGTGAACCtgacaataaaatttttattctcCTATctagttaaaaatgttataaaaaataatattctccgTTAATTATCTACCTTGACTGAATTACGTGAAATAGAAAATCTCGTAATAACTCTAGGGtataattagaaatttttttttgtaaacttTTAAACTACACACAATATTAGGTAAGAAacaatgaatcaaacacttgataaaaacaatccctgcattactaatccctTCATTACTAATCCATGCATTACCAATCCTTGCATTATTGATCTTTGTAACAAACGACCCCTAAGAAATTTAAGGATGAGGAATAGGTTAAGTTCAAAGGTAAGGTGGTGTTTGGAGAGACCCAAGATTCTACTCTCAATGCATAGATGATATCAAGTCTAAGAAATTCAAGGATGAGGAATAGGTTAAGTTCAAAAGTAAGGTGGTGTTTGGAGAGACACAAGATTCTACTCTCAATGCAGAAGATATGCTCAGTTTTAGAGGAAGGATTCGTGTTCCTCGGGATGGTGAATTGATCTACAATGCGTTGGCGATGTCTCATGGTTTATTGTATTCTGTTCCTCTTGGTGTGACCAAGATGTGTAGGGATTTGAGGCTACTTTATTGGTGATCTGGGATGAAGAAAAACATTGTTGAGTATGTTTTGAAATGTCAAAACTGCCAACAGGTGATGTATGATCATCAAAGGCATGAAGTTTTGCGTCAAATAATGCTTATTTCATAATGGAAGTGGAAAAGGACAGTCATGGATTTTGTAGTGGGACTACCTAAGACCTTAGGAAGTAAAATTCAATTTGGGTCATTGTTGACATGTTGACTAAATCAGATCACTTCATTCTGAGTGGATTATAACTCTTAATAGTTGGAGAAGATTTATGTTAAGGAGATAAAAAGATTGCACGAGGTGCTCCTTTCTATTATTTCAGACCATGACACTTAGTTTACTTTGAAGTATTGGGTAAGTTGCATGAGGCATTGGGCACTCAAATCCCTTTCAACTTCCCttccaaaaatgatttttaaatattttattccgGGGTTGTTCATATCCTCTTTtggtatttttcaattttcttatttttatttctaatgttttaactcgaaatttttgataaactaaaaaaatatgtcattctattcatatatttgattttttatattgtcAATGCCAATTCAAGTATAGAAGTGGAAAAAGGATAACCATGGATTTTGTAATGGGACTACCTAAGACCTTGGGAAAGTATGATTAGATTTTTGTTAGGGTTGACAGGTTGACTAAATCAACTCACTTCATTCCGAGTGGATTATAGCTCCAAATAATTTGCGAAGATTTATGTCAACGACATTGTAAGATAACACGgggtacctttttttttttcattttgagacCGTGGAACTTAGTCTACTTTGAAGTTTTGGGGTAAGTTGCATGAGGAAATAGGCACTCAACACCCTTTCAACTCATTCttccaaaattgatttttaaatctttatttcacatttgtttcatattttattttatatttactaatttcatttttttccagtAATGACCTCCATGTCATTGTTGTGTTTGTTTCTCCTGTTTGTCATTTAGATCTTTCATGTAGAGACCCCAATTCATTTATAACTTGCTAAAATTGATAATTCAGACACCTAGTTGTTAGTGTAGGTTTTATGCGAGTTATAGTATTTTGAAGCTTTTGAACCGTTAACAATGAATTTTGATGTAAAGTTCAAGAAGATGACctcaaaattcatttttgatGATTCCATCAACTCTAGAAGGGTCATTTTGGGCTAGTTGCATGGTCGGCAGGACTCCTGAGGCTTTCAGTAAGATTAGAGCTAGGGTGTGGGATCCACTTTTAACTAAAATGATATCATATGGAATTTTTACTACTCTATTGGGTTCGAAATATCAAGCTTGGTAGGATTTTATACCTCATTTGAGTTCAAGGGGATCCAAATACATCTCGATCACTTCGTCAGAGAATTCAAAGTTTAAGCAAACCAGCAAAAATGCTCATATCTGGTGCATGCTTTTAGTGAccatatttatacttttaacgACCAGAAATAGGATATTTATATAGCGAATTTGCagtctcatttcttattttcaaaaggaaatttcTCCCTTATTCGAGCTCCGATTCGAGTGATTTGAATTCCTTGGGTTATCGTTGGGAGCATGGCTACATGATGAAGTGATCGGGATTTGTTGAAAGACCTCCGTTTGAGGTGAATTTTGTTATTGAGATTTTGCCCCATCTCTCTTTGTTGCTTCACTTGTTGATTATTTGCATGTGCTATTGTGAGCTATTTTAGGTCTCGAATTGTGTTTATATTTGGAAAAAACAAGTTCGAGGAATAGTTTAGGACCTCTTGATGGAGTCAATAGAAAAAATTACGACGCCTTTTCCACGATTCAcgtttaactttaaaaaaattggtcaaTCTCCATCTTGATTGATTTTGACGTCTAAATGATCGTACTGACACTATGAACCTATTTTTATAGCGTGGCACTGCTCAAAGGCTGCTCTGAAGGAAAAACTCCAGCCTTTTGATTAGGAGCGTGCACAGTAGGCCTACAGGTAGGCGAAGACTTTCTTTCCTATTAGATTGAACATGAATATGTGAATTTATGATGATTCGTGTGAATTGGGGACAGGTACCTAGTTGTTCctacttttaattttagaaactATGACTTAGGATTGATTATACTATTTCGAGGGTAGAACCATATTAACTGGGGTTGTACTTGAGTTATTGGATACTATGTGATTTACTTGTTTTACTAGATGGTTCAAGGAGCATGTTTTTGTCCTAGTCTAGGATAGACTATTGTTGCCTTTGACTCGTGAACGTTGTGACCTTGGTATGTCTCTGAGGTCTTTCGGATGGACTAGGTCCTTGTAGATTGGATTAACAGACTTGAGTTTAATGGAATGAGACTTACTTTACATATTTGTGTAGCTTGTTGGCCTTTTTGGTCTCTTCTGCCTATTTTGCGACTCTAATGCGTTATCAGAGATTGTTTGCTTTATTAGGAATAGAGTGTTTCCATCTTGGAGCCTTTTGTGATACCTCGAGAGTAGACTTCTATTTATGGTGACTTGCAGCCTACTTGAGATTCTCTTCGGAGTAGATACTCCTTGGAACACTCTTGCTAGTTGGGCGACTGATGCCTCAGAGAGTGGTTTGGCTGGTTGAGCCGCCTGGATCTATGGAGTTGACACGTCCCAAGTCACTCTTGCTAGTGGGGCATCTTACATTCTTAGGAGTTGATTGTATGGTTGTATGACCTAGCTTGATTGTCATGTTTGCTAGTTGGGCTCAGAGTTGACAGGTTGGGTTGATTGTCACTCTTGGTAGATATGCTAGGAGTCGACTAGTTCTTGGCTACATAGGCTGGGAGCTCGTCTGATGTTCTTGGGTTCAAATCTGGTTTACTCTTCTTTCTGATAAACTTATCTATTTTGTGTATATGTGGGGCTTATGGGAGTCTGTTCGgatatttatttaaacttgGACATGAGTGTTTTTATAAGTCAAGTTAGGTTTAGTTTGATCTATTTAGATTTACTTTCTGTATACTCTGATTCGTTTTCCTTTCCCCCTTTGACCATTGTTGTGGCTAGATTCTATgttattaaattgtttttttatctttcatGCTTGGTAGGCCTGTGATGCGTACTAAGTATCTTTGTTTTTGTACTTATGCTACACTATGCATTTTTTCCTAATGCAAGACCTGGTACCAACTCCTAGTGGTGATAGTTTGTGTCGTCTTTTGCAACTAATGGGTATTGGAGACGAGGGTGAGACTTGGCGTCTTGGACCAACCATTCTATTTTGTTCATATGTTAGCTTGTCTTTTACATTTGATACTACTAGTGATGGTTCACTTTTGGGACTTGTATTTATCTTGTTAGACAGATATGTACTCATGACTTCTAGGTTTTGGGAGGGTTTCCTTTAAAgttggtttttgtttttattccaTTTCTATGTTTTCATAGTTAGTATTATTTCTGCTTTGTTCTACCCTTGTACTCACTAGTTGTCATTCTGGGTACGGATCGACTTACCTACTGGCGGATTTTAGTAGGTGTCGTCAAGACTCGGGAAGTCAAGTCACGACATTTTATTAACAATGATTCAacaccaaattttttttaaacctaTAAATATATTgtccttttcttatttttaaattttcttaaatcatCATTTATAACCTTTTCATAATTTGCAATCCTCATATGTGTTAATAAATGTGCAAATATGTAACTATTATATATaccaatttatttatatttagcaTACCTTAGATCCCTATTCGTTTGTCTTAACCTTCCTTTTGAAGGTTATATCTAAAAAAATCATGGTTTCACAAATATTTGGACCTTAATCACatcaatcttttattttcaattatatttatctattttgcAAAGTGAGTTGTAACTTATTATACCTATATTTAGTTCAAAGAAAGAAAGAGTTAAGAAAGAACATGACAAATCGTCAAGAGCAATtgtataataacataatatttacattttgtataaatgatttgtttttaaaaattttatattatattgtcatTCATTAATTTGTCAGTTATATTTGAAGTTGTTCTGTCTTAA
Proteins encoded in this window:
- the LOC101250132 gene encoding uncharacterized protein gives rise to the protein MKKLKKLLQGPREQEGTTLSDQAEVKRKETKVLPPLVNAITTSVKKNAAPLNFPGHKRGIAAPSSLVDAIGIGPFLHDATELPELDSFGYPIGPLLDAQQMTANLFGASQTWFLVCGTTCGILAAIMSTCSHGDTLILARNSHVSAASATVLCGAQPKYILHEHNLRWDIAGGVTPLQLESLYMTKSLTNKLLLKQRLFGLQMAEVTQLREHLEQLNTLLLELRNIDVKIEDEDATLILLVSLPMSFENFVQSFIIGKNTVSLEEVRSALHSRELRHKANDTSTDIQPSETGSLDKQVEFQVIQNESDLKEPEEEDQEPQIETDIPESIPSDIHQSIAQDRPRRVGVRPPTSWKATLQPTVTLSTMEVEYMALIEAAKEGIWLKGLVKIAIEELEQKGKKAARVFITSPTYNGLFLKEQILSYNLHTVLCSFSQSSMLHLFGDRIDRDRVHKCLQSLQTTSPNWLLLASLDATRDELSKNPNTLFNEVMELVQQVKELINHIPGVSLFDLSCFSNNFSYMDPLRMTIGVQELGLSGLEAYNILSASHGNQPELIGTQSFTLAFSLGTTKDHTQRLANGLKYLSNNFFQEEMEIIEKKSQLYHGIERLPLGEVYMSCTPREAFFARKKKVNFEKSIGEVCGEFICPFPPGIPVLIPGEIITKRAMDYLVQVRDQGAFLKGAVDPLLSTVVVCDF